A genomic window from Fusarium oxysporum Fo47 chromosome VIII, complete sequence includes:
- a CDS encoding fungal-specific transcription factor domain-containing protein: MSVPYVTSDRYIRFPVFPTPWGISISDESLSYYDLTVAGRTDKARPPMADHQHAHYHAPCTFLRGPTPRQRRQNREKEREKQTDARDGDENQGISTTSPVAGFETGASPSSRHGDAASTPASVESNQQFTQIQQVMPFEENMPEPSRPSILSNTLGLDLKTHAEYIGPTDYRDPVLLDLHRPNLLNQEAPPLSTTSTFARRLDYQTVFLVHPDESTASEKMRIADLDAIEATVHPLGRTLVDLYFRIVHPSFPILHKDVFISKHRLSHRHFAPSLLAAVYLVALDWQLYDSQLAGREVESIPDPAALEELAERTINQDMRRPKLSTLEAGLLLLQRNRKIVESGSHTHPMSNRMFTAQIVAMAQDLGIHIDCSSWSIPAWEVGLRRRLAWALYMQDRWGACVHGRPFLIQDNDWDVRPCTAPDYPELGQMDPEANPDHTSPIIVGWDLFIRHIELTQILSDVIRTFYSAAATRVGGTLDQMGVVAAVELAKPLVFRLREWHANLPARLQLQNTQLRELCANGALHLAHAAVEIALHRALVRITTPDTPASLYEVLRSTARAKLQSAIELLGSLRPEHTAAFWGSAAAYQAAEIGSLAGLLWATADSFDEMAWCASRVDELRWALRVRGAAAPFAREALRLLERDIGGLGMVKTANDSIS, translated from the exons ATGAGTGTCCCATATGTCACCTCAGATCGGTATATCCGTTTCCCCGTATTTCCGACCCCGTGGGGCATTTCCATCTCCGATGAGTCCTTATCGTATTACGACCTTACCGTAGCAGGACGAACTGATAAGGCGCGACCCCCGATGGCGGATCATCAACATGCTCACTATCACGCC CCTTGTACGTTCCTGCGTGGGCCTACACCTCGTCAGAGAAGACAGAATCGGGAAAAGGAACGTGAGAAGCAAACTGACGCTCGAGATGGGGATGAGAATCAGGGAATCTCTACGACATCGCCTGTCGCGGGCTTTGAGACGGGGGCCTCCCCGTCGAGTCGACATGGTGATGCTGCGTCTACTCCCGCGAGTGTGGAAAGCAACCAGCAGTTCACCCAAATACAGCAAGTGATGCCCTTTGAGGAGAATATGCCTGAGCCGTCGCGGCCTAGTATTCTCAGCAATACTCTCGGCTTAGACCTGAAGACGCATGCTGAATATATCGGACCAACCGACTATCGTGATCCTGTTCTTCTCGACCTCCATCGCCCAAATCTGTTGAACCAGGAAGCTCCACCGctatcaacaacctcaacgtTTGCTAGGCGATTGGACTATCAGACTGTCTTCCTCGTTCATCCTGATGAATCTACTGCTTCGGAGAAGATGCGCATTGCAGATCTAGATGCCATCGAAGCGACTGTTCACCCCCTCGGCCGCACGCTGGTCGATCTCTACTTTCGAATCGTTCACCCCAGCTTTCCGATCTTGCATAAAGATGTCTTTATCAGCAAGCACCGTTTATCTCATCGACATTTTGCGCCGTCTTTACTTGCTGCAGTCTATCTGGTAGCTCTCGATTGGCAACTCTACGACAGTCAGCTTGCAGGACGCGAAGTCGAATCTATCCCGGATCCAGCAGCTCTTGAAGAACTAGCTGAGCGAACTATCAACCAGGATATGCGACGGCCCAAGCTTAGTACGCTGGAAGCTGGCTTACTTCTCCTACAACGAAACCGAAAGATTGTCGAATCTGGGTCTCATACACACCCCATGTCTAACCGGATGTTTACAGCTCAAATTGTCGCCATGGCTCAGGATCTGGGTATCCATATCGACTGTAGCTCTTGGTCAATACCTGCATGGGAAGTTGGTCTGCGGCGAAGACTCGCTTGGGCTTTGTACATGCAAGATCGCTGGGGAGCATGTGTTCACGGACGACCCTTTCTCATCCAAGACAACGACTGGGATGTTCGGCCTTGCACTGCACCAGACTATCCCGAGCTTGGTCAGATGGATCCGGAAGCCAACCCAGATCATACTTCACCTATCATTGTTGGATGGGACTTGTTCATTCGTCACATCGAGTTGACACAGATCCTGAGTGATGTGATTCGAACATTCTACAGTGCCGCAGCCACTCGCGTTGGGGGAACACTGGATCAAATGGGTGTCGTCGCTGCTGTTGAACTGGCGAAGCCTCTCGTCTTTCGTCTTCGAGAGTGGCACGCGAATCTACCAGCTCGACTGCAATTGCAAAATACCCAGCTCAGAGAATTATGTGCCAATGGAGCTCTTCATCTCGCCCATGCAGCAGTAGAAATCGCACTCCATCGTGCTTTGGTCCGAATCACAACACCAGACACACCTGCCTCTCTCTACGAAGTTTTACGATCAACAGCTCGTGCCAAGCTTCAGTCCGCCATTGAACTGCTAGGATCTCTACGCCCCGAGCACACTGCTGCATTCTGGGGAAGCGCCGCAGCTTATCAAGCAGCCGAGATAGGATCTTTGGCTGGTCTGCTCTGGGCAACTGCAGACTCATTTGATGAGATGGCGTGGTGTGCATCTCGAGTCGACGAACTTAGATGGGCACTGAGAGTCCGTGGTGCAGCGGCTCCATTCGCTAGAGAAGCATTGAGGCTGCTCGAGCGTGATATCGGTGGTCTTGGTATGGTTAAGACTGCCAATGACAGCATCTCATGA